Proteins encoded together in one Pseudoalteromonas ulvae UL12 window:
- a CDS encoding TubC N-terminal docking domain-related protein, with amino-acid sequence MSLMIDLVEEAYQQGVLLFSKEGKLGFKLKGDVFPAELKSKVLSHKEELIAFLEQGGTSAKPQIATITPNERPEVLPLGYAQQRIWFVNEFGGGSDAYNMVSAYEVVGQFDVTRAERALNE; translated from the coding sequence ATGAGTTTAATGATAGATCTTGTTGAAGAAGCATACCAACAAGGCGTCCTGCTTTTTTCAAAAGAAGGAAAGCTTGGCTTCAAGCTAAAAGGTGACGTATTTCCTGCCGAGCTGAAAAGCAAAGTATTAAGTCACAAAGAGGAATTAATAGCATTTTTGGAACAAGGTGGTACTAGCGCAAAACCTCAAATAGCCACAATTACACCAAACGAAAGACCAGAAGTTTTGCCATTGGGTTACGCCCAGCAACGAATTTGGTTTGTGAATGAATTTGGTGGCGGAAGTGACGCGTACAACATGGTTTCGGCGTACGAAGTCGTAGGGCAATTTGATGTTACTAGAGCCGAGCGCGCCTTGAATGAAA